A window of Cydia fagiglandana chromosome Z, ilCydFagi1.1, whole genome shotgun sequence genomic DNA:
TATTTCTTCGCGAACAAGATTCACTTATCTTTTGCCGTGCACTGGGTTTAACAAGCTACCCTCTAAGAAATATTGAATTCTGATCTATTGTAAAAACAACTTGTGTTAACATCACCTCATTTCCCTTGCAGGTGACAAGGCTTTGCGATCTATCGTCAGAAGGCAACGCCGTCACGTCAGTCTCTTGGAGCGAGCGAGGCAGCATCGTCGCCGTGGGTACACAGAAGGGACACATCAGCGTGTGGGATGTTGCGGTTAACAAGGAGGTACAGTTATATGAACCTACCATAATCCAGGATAAAAGCAAATTAGATTATACTCAAATGTTATCTAAACTACCCAATTAGAGCTAAAACATGTGGCGGTAACTGATAGGGCAGATAACACTTAAAATAATGTAGCCCATTTGTTTAGATTTGTTGCTCATCATCCCTTAATAAATAGCGTGTAAGGCGTTACAACAACGAgggaaaaaaatgtattaaatttggttttatttttgCAATGACAATGACAATGACCAATAATAATACGTAGCGGGTTTCCTTAATATCATGATCAGAGAATTGAGTTCACAGGGAAATGTAAGTGTTAAATCATTTCAGCAATAATTAGTGTGCAtttaaatcccaccaaaaacataaatgtaaaaaaggagagccaagttcaatacaaaaattatgcttggctgtggggctcgccgcaaaaagaatggagatctaaatgagtgccactgccaagttctatgcaaaatccaaatatgtatttataggaacaaaataacattatgcttgctttattggatacctataacaattgctgttatttaaaaaatgtgagatcttaaagtaggttagatttgacttggccagttttcattatatcaatcattttatatatattgtaattctgataaaacgtggccaagccaaatctaacccactttaagatctcacatttttttaaataacagcaattgttataggtatccaataaagtaaagaaatagagtttaatacttgtttataatgttattttgttcctataaatacatatttggattttgcatagaacttggcagtggcactcatttagatctccattctttttgcggcgagccccacagccaagcataatttttgtattgaacttggctctccttttttacatttatgtttttggtgggatatcaatactttttgtaaagaaaactaggcaagtattgagatttaatgttttttcttgtgtttccgctgtatggtttttacttctgttctttgtataattatgtggtaccgcgcgccgccgacgacacaccgttggccggttgtttagagcgtacctattaaaagttttttgtatggggtcaccacttattttttgactaaactttattttaatatagcaaatataataatacatatattggggtagtttcaaatatctgcttgtaacggttccaacgctacaataaaaaaatatttttttgtatggggaccccccctattttttaacttttttttatttttagattttttcctacgcttacacacaataaccgagctggattccaaatttcatccttctaggtcatctggaagtaggttaggtttaggtacttatatcagtcccaataaaaaatgttttttttgtatggggaccccccctatttttaaactttattttatttttagattttttcctacggttacacacaataaccgagctggattccaaatttcatccttctaggtcatctggaagtaggttaggtttaggtacttatatgtcagtcccaataaaaagtggtttttttgtatggggaccccccctattttttaactttattttatttttagattttttcctacggttacacacaataaccaagctggattccaaatttcatccttctaggtcatctggaagtaggttaggtttaggtactataagtcataagtcagtcttaaaatttacgactttttgaccttcatacctttataaccgtttgagctagcttcatgaaatttgggcttctagatatccttatggatataattaaacacacgtagttttatgtgtttacgtcaaagatgttttgagttatagaagggtcaaaagtggcaccaagtggttcgtgtaatattacactcggcgctggctagccagttcctttgcttgaacttggcttgacacgctgccgcgtgtctagatacttGAATAGTTGGAATGATTTAAGATAAAAATATCTTTCACTACATGCCTAGGCTTCCATTTGCTTAGATATTCGTAGTTTAGAAGCAACACCTCGATTTGCCGCGTTTGATGGAGTTACATGTCAATCGTCCCGCGCAGATGCCGGGTGTTGTATCGAgcgtattttattgtaaattctGTCATTTGTAATAATTTTGTCACCACGGCATGTATCGCCTAAAAGGCTATCTTGATCTAATTCCCATTAAATCTTCTAAATTACATAGTTGTGTACAATCGATTAGCAACTCTATTATTACGACGCAGGTATCAAAATTGCACGGTCATTCGGCGAGGGTCGGTGCGCTGGCGTGGAACGGCGACGTGCTCAGTTCGGGCTCGCGGGACCGGTACATCAGGCAACGGGATACGAGAACGCCGCGTAAGTATTACATTTTAAGTTAATAGGTATCTAACCTCcgtaggcccacttgcaccattccactaacccggggttaaacagTTAAACCGTttacctagtgtcaaattgtatgggtaaccatggcgactccaggtttaaccggttaaccccgggttagtgggatggtgcaagtgggccttagactATGACTTAgatgatttagacgatgcgagaactcgcatgcgagtttcattacattgcggtttttgatcagTCGGTTGCATTGGACATAACCAACAGActtcaatgtaactaaaatcacatgcgagttcgcgcgccgtcttattaataaaactttacgggcctcatttagttttatccctttcttacaaatacataagttaaaatgacagataaagacaaacgattattaggtaATTgaggtttatgaataagggagttAGTGTGCAGCCTTGTATACACTCTGTTGTCTATATGCCTTTCTCAAGCGTAAGCTTCTTCTTTTCTTGAGCGTACTTTAAACTATACAGAGCTATTGTACTGTTCCAGAAGTGAACACAGCGGTTCGGGTGCTCCAAGGCCACCGGCAGGAGGTCTGCGGGTTGAAATGGTCTCCCGACGGCCTCTCGCTGGCGTCCGGAGGCAACGACAACAAACTACTCATCTGGTCACTGGTGAGCGAGCAGCTTACAAATTGCTtaacataatattattcatattcaaactttcaactaggacccgtcatcatcatcatcaccatcataacttaagggcccccccacatctagcgtctttcgagcgacggcgtctgtcggcgtctggtcagcgctatggaaaacgacgtcgctgcgcagttgcgtcgacgctgcgtcgacgttgcgtcgagcagcggccgtagaattgtagacgccgacgctcgaaagacgccagatgtgggggggccctaagagctttgctcttttcggtggagtaatcgccaatcatttctttcttgtgccagtcttttaatttcctcttacggcgcattattttttatttggctgagattcGTAATTCTAGGTCTCCCTTCTTCTCTTGTCTTTTCAATCCTGCCTTCCAGGATGTTTAGGAAAAAGATATCATGCCGTATAAGGATCCGTAGTTGATCATAATTAATTGATGCGAcaaatatttatctttaataatattatgtgaAATAAAACCATGTTAATGTGGTTTAGAGATACGTCATTTTGATGTCGGTACTTCGGTGTACCACAATGGTGTAAATTAAATGATAATGATTATGAAGACCTTGAATAACTACTTAAATGAAAATGTATTATTACAGTTTGCCCTTGAACGGTTttattattagtaattttatagttCTGGTAATTTACATAGCTTAATGCATTTTACACCAACGGGTATATTGTTTAGTATATGTCGTATCAAAAActcaaagagctggcgcaagatagggaaaCCTGGAAGATACttcaccgacaagagaataactcttaagttaatgatgatgaaattATAGGGATTATTCTCATTACGACgtgccttagagcatttagtaattGGAGATGACCGCTGACATTTTTACGAAACAGTCtaccgatttttgcgggggaggtcatgtcaaatgtattgctatttcgacatgatttgtacgtaacgtacaaatagccatgtcagtaaACTTggacaattgtgcaaacttttgtatgttTGCACAATTGtccaagtttttcggcagaggggtaagctcttaatggccactccagttattaagtGCTCTATAGACTggccgcttaaatgagtcctcgcctgcgcggtacgggggcgacggggtagggcGACGTGCGGGGGCGGGGAAGGTGCGAGCGGCAggcgtaccgcgcaggcgaagACTCATTTAAACGGTCGGTCTATAAGCGAAGTGCTTACAATGTTACTAACTGAACGTTATTCTTTTCCCAGCATTCGTCGACACCAGTGCAAACGTACTCGTCGCACGTGGCCGCGGTGAAGGCCATCGCTTGGTCGCCGCACCAGCACGGGCTGCTGGCGTCCGGCGGCGGCACCGCCGACCGCTGCATACGCTTCTGGAACACGCTCACCGGCCAGCCCATGCAGTACGTCGACACCGGTGGGTGCACAGAATACAATCCCATTCTCCCTTAGAGTCCGTGCCAAACTATACGGGCGAGGCATGTTGCCTGGCTTTGTGGTTCGGTTGGTCATCAGATGatgatgtccccaatatttttacatatttatttatttagggtcATCAGCCCGACATCGGTTCGCCACGGGCACACTACACATGCTTGTTTTGCGGTCAtggttgccgctcccgtattggcttatacagccatgaaaaacgttgtcaCCCTGCCttacactgtttgtatagtctgaaATCAATtcaatagactgaaaggcctatgatgatttatttatacttagtgCGGAAATCCCTCGCGTAAGTCGCGATGATAGTAAATTTTCCACTTACACGGATAAAAATCCTACCAAAAAACGGAAAATAAGGCGCAAATCAATCTGCAACACTCGAGTGGTGATAGcaaatgtattattaatgttattgttgTCCATGTTCACAGGTTCACAAGTCTGCAACCTAGCGTGGTCGAAGCATTCCAGCGAGCTGGTGTCGACGCACGGTTACTCGCAGAACCAGATATTGGTGTGGAAGTACCCTTCACTCACACAGGTAATCCATCACATATTTTAGTTTTCCCTACTTTAGAATCCTATATCGTCTTTATAGCATTGTCctgtatttgtattaaaaacCAAAACTGCGCCAACTCTTGAATATTTGGCCAAAAACTAAACGCCAAACTCCTAAAATGAGAAGACAGGCGAACTTAGTACAATGTTAACATTATGCGAGAAAATATTAAGTATTGATCTGACTAGATAAAGACTAAAATCATCCATTTCACTTCCAGGTGGCCAAATTAACCGGTCACTCGTACCGCGTCCTCTACCTGGCCCTATCGCCCGACGGCGAAGCGATCGTCACCGGCGCCGGCGACGAAACGCTGCGTTTCTGGAACGTGTTCTCCAAGTCACCGTCACACCGAGAGCGGCAGAGCGTGCTCAACCTGCACACGTCGCTCAGATAAACACTACTAAAGTACCACAgactaaataaatgttatagcgGCGGAGTGTTAATCCGCACAGGTTGAAGTTAACCGCAGACTAGTCATATGTTACTAGTCTGTGGCTTACTAAAGACAGAGTGCGAAGTCAGACTGTGTTAGTGAGTGCGAATCGTAGTGCCACAGACAATAAGATGTCCATAGACAATGTGTCGGTGTTAGTCTTTGATGTAAAATTGGAGTCTATAGTTTCAAGTAAAACATGACGCTCTAAGGCGTAGTACTCACgtgccagagggcctaccgcaaattccaaaatcgaaattttgttatctgcctctctatctcTGTTGCTTATTTCAGCGATAAATAGAGATGCCGATAAAAAGGCCATTTTCGAGTTGGGGCCTCGGCTGTCAAGCGGAAGGCAGCTGACTACTACAGTGAGATTGTTATtgctatatattattattttattcactctAGTTTAGTTGTCTCTCGCTTTCACAGAACTGCAAGCAGCTGTGAGCACTAGGTTTAAAGCCCGTCGTGTTAGACAGCACCGGATCATAGACTCCAATAGTCCAAAGTGTACTAAACTGGATTTGGTATGTTGTCAACCTGAATAGCATAGGTTAGCTGTTAGAATGGGATAGTCATACACATTTTCCTTCTGTCAAGCCTACCAACTGCATTGTACAGATAGATATTGCGACACACTTATTTCCTTGGTAACAAAAGTGTGTAACGATATATTTGACCACTTACGCCGTCTCTATCTTttcgatgctgactgtaccaaaaaAACAGTTAGTATCAAAATGGTTCCTAGTACTTTGTGTAGACATATTTTCAACTATTTATGCTATGGTTGACAATATAAAAGGATAATGCCGACtatgtaatttattattgtaattttatttttagataggtacctacctagttaaaTTAGAGTACGGAAGCTGGACTGTTTCTATTGCATTTTactaaaattactttattatcATGTACATATGTTTTAGATATTCTAATATAgtgtttatataatatactataatttattattttctagttTAGTTCGCGTTGGGAAAACTTAAAAGAATTTGCTATCAGAGTCGATTTCCTTAAGTTCAAGTTTAAATGTTATTATGAACTGAACACGCAAATCTGTTAAGTTTTCACTTATACTGCGTATAAGACGCGTTAAAATACaatgtgtattttattaatatttactgTGTTTCTGACTGTTATTGATCGCCAGGACATTCTTTAGGTGTGTCTTCATTGTGCTAAATGTATTTGCCTTAATCGATTGGTAATATGTTGACCCAATCAGTGTCAACAAACCCATCTAATTGGTTAATGGTAACCCCTTTTTAATGGGTTCAAACCTGAATGGGTTAACGCATTCCCTACCGGTTAAATTATTAACTTCATAATGAAGAATGCACAAAGAAATAGTTTTCGAATAATTTACTCTAGTTTCTGAAACTTTATGCGTGAGAAGTGAATTTTCGGTCAAATTACACCTGTTTTGGAAGAGTTTTAgttttgaatattattttaatcaaaacttTCGTAAACTCTTAGTAATTATCATTTTAGGGAATACATTTTTGTTTTATGGAGTTTGgtattaactattttttttctgtttcaGCGTGTTTTTTAACTTGTTCTGTCTGTGTACATGAGGTAGGCATATTATACTGACATACAAATGACATATTTAAGTACTAACGATATTTGGAAAGTACATTTCCAAGTTACCTAGTTTTATGACTAGTAACAAGAGTTTTTACAAAATAGTTTCATTGCattttaaacatttaataatacaaattaGAATCACACTTTGAAAATAGTAATAgatataaaatacatttttagatCCATTGCATAAAACTCTATTTGCCACCAAAAACTAATTGACATATTGTAATTGTACAAATTATTATTGTTACCGTAATGTACCGACAACGATACAGTTAAATAAACCTATGAGCAGGCGAATTACGGCTGGGTCTACgtgataaaatgtgacgttccacgggaaaagataccttatggcagtcggcgcttacgtcgcttagcaccgcattagtattCGAGCGCTGTTAATAATAGCTTAAGCGTCAACCGATATAAAGTAACTTGACTCCCGTGGAACGACACAAATAAGTGTCACTTTTTCACTCCTCCCGAATGAAAGAGACGGACTATGtctatcacgctgtcacgtagacaaatacacttatcatatccgtactgggcGTTAGACTCTGGAACTAAGTGGTAGGTACATGTGTAAAGGTTTTCTGGAATACAGATAAGTATGGCAAATTAGCTGTAAGTTTTCATAGGAGGTTGCTTCAGTACAAATTCAAGGTCTATTTCTCATTGACAACATAACAGTTTTCTTGGCCTGTAACGACCattttattacatatatgtaggtatagaaTTATGTAGGTGTACAGAATAATGTtgtgtattataattattttccatcgtattttctcggaaacgttcgtatttgtcatgctacttcagtcaacctcagtactttttgtaccgagacttgTAGCAAGTactgttcgtacgtttccgtgaaaatacgatggaggataattatacactacatctgtacagcGAATTGTCAGTCAGGAGacagggttgccaaccgtactatattatatagtattgtactatattttggctctctgtactatatacttttggaaaaatatatagtacgctaaaatactatatttccgattaaacgtatattacactcatgtttagtattttatctaaaagtactatatgtTTTGGAAATGTACTAtgtttttgatgccttattctggaaaatactatattccaccaaaaaaaagttggcaaccctaggaGACAATGTCACCCTGGTAAAACAGGGGCTTCACGTTAACAATGGCGGTCGATGAGAAATTCCCTTTGTATCGAAGCTAACCTGACCTATACCTGTAAATTGTAATTATATGTGCACTTTTCCTATTAAGGAATTACCTATAtgactaaaaatatattaatagtcTGTCCTATCAGGTTCTTAAAAATACCACATTCATTCAGCCAATGATATTGAGGGCAGATTGGGTAAGACAaacatagtttattaaactCGGGACAAGataaacagtatgaggattccctaCAAGTGTTACTCCTGCCCCAGTGTTTGCCTTACCCCATCTGACTTTATATATAAAAGGCTCATTCGACTGATAGTCAAGTGCTTTATTTATAAAAGCTTATAGAACAgactatattaaaattaaatgatcTTGATCTCATTGAATCGAACAAATTATTGGCAacatataaaatttattgtaaaataagcaTGCGTGTATTTttccattatttattttttggcaTTTTCTGACACTGTTTGAATTATGTATAAATTGCTAGAGATTAGTttaggtaatattaatattaagatATAGTTATTTGAAATTAcgtgtcgccatcagatatatcggagcagccgaggtgttcacaaatatcggaacacgcctctattgtcaaggcattagagtgcgcgttcagatattgtgcacaccttggccgctccgatatatctgttgGCGACTGTATAACAAAAAGCGGAAAAATCATGCATAACAACTTGTTGTTACAACTGATAGTGACGCAGCTATGGTTAAAATAAGACAACAATACACGTGTCTCATTCTAACCCATGTCCCTATCTGAACGAATCGCAACGATAAGTTGTGGCAAAAATTGTAAGCAGATCACATAAGGGCTTATTGCAAGCACATGATTTTCTTTTTATATGTGTATGATTTCTGTGTCAAGTAAACGAGCTTGTAGTATAACTTTTAGGTAAGTGTATGACGCATATATTATATGTTACGCGTGTATTCGTTAAGCGTGTCTTGTTTTGTTGCACGTGTGACTGATGTGTTGGTACAGTTCGCAGCAAAAATAGCTCAGGAGAATAAAAGAGGTATCCACAGTTCTTATTCTTTTAACAAGTTTCGGGTCTGTAAAAATaactccattttttttatcTGGAAAATTATAAATTGTTTAAATACAGATTCATGGGTTCGCAAGGTTTTACCAATTTTAGTGAGGAACAAGTATCCAGAATTTGATAtccaaaatattgaaatatattgGGAATTTCTGTAtaaggatcgaaagagctcgtgagtAGTGCGCGTATCACTTTAAACCTTGGTACTATTGCTGCCAACTGTACTATTGAGCCTAACAAGTTATTTTACGACCTGAGTCAGTTTAATATACTATGTCAAATCAGTACGGTTTCGTCTTTAACTCGTTTCAGCTTTCGATTCTTCTTGGTTCAATTGCATTTCATGTCAATTGCCAAGACAACACATACTTTTAAACCATCTTAAGTACTTCGTCCGGAATATATGAAGTAGGTAAATGCAGCCCTGTGTTCGCAAATAGGGCGAAGTGAATTACTGGCGTATTCCTTCCTTTCCACTGAGGCGGAGATGAGCGGACATGAAAGGAGACGTGTTggaatcaaccaatagcattggttgTCTTCTCCGCTCCGTTAGATTCCAACCAATGGTAGATTCCCGCATGTCTCCTCATCTCTGATCATTTCAAAGGCAGTTTTAGGGTATATGGCATAAAGATGCAAGTTTAACATGAAAACGCACTGGTCTGGACATACATCTATAGAagcatattattttaattatgtttgTTACATGTTGTACATACCTATTAGTACATTAATGTCGTGTGCAATGTAGACGTAAACTTAGATAACGCTAATATAACCTTCGATTTCCCGATTGCAATACGATTAAATCGTTAATCGATTACTAtagttaatattatttatataagacGAACAGTAAACTTGTATGTACTTAACCAAATATCTTCGTGATTACGTTTGTTCTTAGTGTTGCTTATCTTGTTTTGAATAATAGAAGATATCAGTCAATAGATGtatgtaaaaacgttttaagtCGAATAACAAGTGTACAGatgtaaggactgtatcgtttattataaatacagataaaacctggtctaactgttgacgtgtgtattattttgtattactatgttcttaaggtataatctgggggtatttttaagacatatctgatataagaatgttttacatttattttattttagggactttatgatgattttaataccttctagcaaatgtaattcggacaagcctatcgagcttaatttgagactatttcaccgattccttagtacgatttaaagaaacaaaaggttaatatgctgccaaaatatgccatctaagtgtccttttcatgattgctcaattgaacatccacagaataaatgtggtgtattttatctttacatgaaaacgactttttatgcaacattttggattcccgtcaatttctgacgccagggaaatgacggaaacagctaaaagaatctaccgaaatccaaagcctaacggacattcatggcgttgaaccatggctagaacaggtcgatagaaacgctccatgatggttatattgtataccaaagtcggggttgtcgtaagtaacatgccatattttcaaaaaggccaccaagcacagatccaaaactttttttccaactaaaagaaatgattagactatgcccagatgtttcgctttacgaatcatatgtaattgctgtttacatagtacgattttttttgtgtaatacttatcttgttcgcaaaccgtaaattttcttgtagtatttgtccgaaatcgttgtagttactcgggaggattgggtaaatattgtccaaaccatatgctttacgtgatctcccaggacgaaatgttacttattattaaagcactaattaaactatatgtgtaattttttaataaaaacataataccagaaaaaacggctaagtaaagttgtatttataataaacgatacagtccttagtgcataattattttccatgtcctgctatttcagtcaatgatggaacaaaaagtactgagattgactgaagtagcatgacaaatccAAATGCTCATCTGTAAGACCAGTTGTGGCAATGAATATTATTTTGGTGTATGTTTGAGCCATATCTTGCCCAAATTGTCTAATAATTTTAGCCAAAGCTTATTGCTTTTATTAGCGAttaatacctacttttaataCCCCTCTTGGGCTCTTGTAAAGCGCTACTTTCAAAATTGTACAGATATTGTTCAATACAAGATACGCAACGCATCAAAATTTAAGAGTACTAGCACTAGTTCGACCcgatgtttataaatattacttCCTCTATCCTTTTCCTTCTTAATATATTGCACTATCTTAACCTTTCCTCTCTTTCcaaatcgggtcaaaaataaaAGATTTATTTATGAAAAGAGTATATTATACCTTAATATATTGAACTTGTAAAGATAGACTGATTTAGTGGTACCCATAAATGTTTAGATTTAATCTACTTTCTTTTAGAATAAACTATTAACTGTGTGATTTAATATGAGTGTTATTTCTCTCTCGCCTTTCCttgtaacaataaaatataggtacagtcaacggtaaaaatatgggtgtacaaatcatttcaaaaatatgtcataactcttatgtcagtgaaataAGAACTATGGTACATAtatttgagtaagttgtctacacccatatttttaccgttgactgtacctactcgaGTACTCATGTGTGGCTATCACAACTCTCCGTCAAATTTCGAGTGTCTGTCCGTTTTGCTAAGATTAAATACGctatagtaaatgtatggcaaacttgatcttagaagtCGGACAGGCTATCAATAATCGTGGGTTCAATCCAGGCTTGTGCTGTATACAGCAGAAAAAAAGcgttataaaaaatacaaaatgatgaCTAAATATGACTAAGTAATATTATTAGTCATCATTAGTATtagtagttaggtacctacatagttgtttatttttcaagtaGCTTATTAGGATAAATAGTCACCAGAAGCATGTAATAGGTTTAGACACAGGTAATGCTAATGATCTTATGTTTACTAAACGGGAAACCAATAATAATCAATTTTATACATGTAAGTAACATGACGTCTGCTTGGATTCGTCACCTTGCGATACATTGTTGTTGCTGTGCACTAATTGCTTTTATCAAACTCTATTTGGAATACTGTTAAAATTGGTTCGTTATTAAGGTGCCGCAGTGTTTGAAAAATCCTACGTCTTTTTTTGGATCACATTAGGATTTTCTCAAAGTGACTTCATCGATTTGAATcctgatttttttactttcgcTCTATAGAAAAATCACAAATATAGGTACGCACGCTCTTTAAAAATTTTGATCATTGAGTTATTATTATAAAGAAGCCATACCAAACAATGAAAATGTCGCAATCGCAACCTGTCAGGAAATGattgctcaaaaaacgttgtagag
This region includes:
- the LOC134678437 gene encoding fizzy-related protein homolog; the protein is MFSDSFERRLIQQCSPVGRKSLVMRSERMDRFVPLRRGQNWQTSFQAKGKGAENQPPKSQRDANSDSPGGGRDYQVYGCLLRNELLGTQIEELRGPPANRTEGNRTALRPVKDLKGYMPPVYSFSSPVKKEDTINTPPHNLSAISTPSQKLLWAPRKTMRKISRIPFKVLDAPELQDDFYLNLVDWSAQNVLSVGLGSCVYLWNACTSQVTRLCDLSSEGNAVTSVSWSERGSIVAVGTQKGHISVWDVAVNKEVSKLHGHSARVGALAWNGDVLSSGSRDRYIRQRDTRTPQVNTAVRVLQGHRQEVCGLKWSPDGLSLASGGNDNKLLIWSLHSSTPVQTYSSHVAAVKAIAWSPHQHGLLASGGGTADRCIRFWNTLTGQPMQYVDTGSQVCNLAWSKHSSELVSTHGYSQNQILVWKYPSLTQVAKLTGHSYRVLYLALSPDGEAIVTGAGDETLRFWNVFSKSPSHRERQSVLNLHTSLR